One stretch of Pararhizobium qamdonense DNA includes these proteins:
- a CDS encoding YicC/YloC family endoribonuclease, whose translation MPLQSMTGFARREGTCGRYRWAWELRSVNGKGLDLRLRLPAGTEHLETDVRKCAGDNFSRGNMQVNLTVSASETSVEPVINQGALSAVLSLREQLRDVIDAAPLRLDTLLAIRGIVDFREPEEQEGERAARDSDILAGLRLAIADMTAMREGEGVALYRVLLEQIDRIETLTSGIEADPSRSVPVITARLASQIALVMDGGTKVDPDRLYAEVALLAAKADIREEIDRLRTHVTAARDLLKKGGPVGRKLDFLSQEFNRESNTICSKSNAAAVTAAGIELKVVIDQFREQVQNLE comes from the coding sequence ATGCCGCTGCAATCCATGACGGGCTTTGCCCGCCGCGAGGGAACCTGCGGGCGCTATCGCTGGGCGTGGGAACTGCGCTCGGTCAACGGCAAGGGGCTGGATCTGCGGCTGCGGCTGCCGGCCGGCACCGAGCATCTGGAAACGGATGTGCGCAAATGTGCAGGCGACAATTTTTCGCGCGGCAACATGCAGGTCAACCTTACGGTTTCCGCCAGCGAAACCAGCGTCGAGCCGGTCATCAACCAGGGCGCACTTTCGGCCGTTCTGTCTTTGCGTGAACAGCTGCGCGATGTCATCGATGCGGCGCCACTGCGCCTCGACACGCTTTTGGCCATCCGCGGCATCGTCGATTTTCGCGAGCCGGAGGAACAGGAGGGCGAGCGCGCCGCGCGCGACAGCGATATTCTTGCCGGGCTGCGGCTGGCAATCGCCGATATGACAGCGATGCGCGAAGGCGAAGGCGTGGCGCTCTACCGCGTGCTTCTGGAACAGATCGACAGGATCGAGACGCTGACCAGCGGGATCGAGGCCGACCCGTCGCGCAGCGTGCCCGTCATCACCGCCCGCCTTGCCAGCCAGATCGCATTGGTGATGGACGGCGGCACCAAGGTCGATCCGGACCGCCTCTATGCCGAGGTGGCGCTGCTGGCCGCCAAGGCCGATATCCGCGAGGAGATCGACCGGCTGCGGACCCATGTGACGGCTGCCCGCGACCTTTTGAAAAAAGGCGGACCGGTCGGCCGCAAACTCGATTTCCTGTCCCAGGAATTTAACCGCGAATCAAATACCATCTGTTCCAAGTCGAATGCAGCTGCGGTCACCGCCGCCGGTATCGAACTGAAGGTCGTCATCGACCAGTTCCGTGAACAGGTCCAAAATCTGGAGTGA
- the rsmA gene encoding 16S rRNA (adenine(1518)-N(6)/adenine(1519)-N(6))-dimethyltransferase RsmA translates to MAAIDGLPPLRDVIARHGLDAKKALGQNFLLDLNLTQKIARTAGPLEGVTVIEVGPGPGGLTRAILSLGAKKVIAIERDARCLPALAEIADFYPGRLDVIEGDALKTPFEELAGGGPVKIIANLPYNVGTQLLVNWLLPAAWPPFYQSMTLMFQREVGLRIVAKANDDHYGRLGVLCGWRTHARMAFDVPPQAFSPPPKVTSSVVHLEPIENPIPCAAADLEKVTMAAFGQRRKMLRQSVKSIGGEALLAKAEIDPKRRAETLSVEEFCRLANCL, encoded by the coding sequence ATGGCGGCGATCGACGGCCTGCCGCCGCTGCGCGACGTGATTGCCCGCCACGGCCTCGACGCGAAGAAAGCGCTTGGCCAGAACTTCCTGCTCGATCTCAACCTCACCCAGAAGATCGCCCGCACGGCGGGCCCTCTGGAGGGTGTGACGGTGATCGAGGTCGGCCCGGGTCCGGGCGGCCTCACCCGCGCCATCCTGTCGCTCGGTGCCAAGAAGGTGATTGCCATCGAGCGCGACGCCCGCTGCCTGCCTGCCCTTGCCGAGATCGCCGATTTCTACCCCGGCCGCCTCGACGTCATCGAAGGCGATGCGCTGAAAACGCCGTTCGAAGAGCTTGCCGGCGGCGGCCCGGTCAAGATCATTGCCAACCTGCCCTATAATGTCGGCACCCAGCTTCTGGTCAATTGGCTTTTACCGGCGGCATGGCCGCCGTTCTACCAGTCGATGACGCTGATGTTCCAGCGCGAAGTCGGTTTGCGGATCGTTGCCAAGGCCAATGACGATCACTACGGCCGCCTCGGCGTGCTCTGCGGCTGGCGCACCCATGCACGCATGGCCTTCGACGTCCCCCCCCAGGCCTTCTCGCCACCTCCGAAGGTCACCTCCTCGGTGGTGCATCTCGAACCGATCGAAAACCCGATCCCATGCGCTGCCGCAGACCTCGAAAAAGTGACGATGGCCGCATTCGGCCAACGCCGCAAGATGCTGCGCCAAAGCGTCAAATCCATCGGCGGCGAAGCGCTGCTTGCGAAGGCCGAGATCGACCCGAAACGCCGGGCGGAAACGCTGTCGGTGGAAGAGTTTTGCCGGTTGGCGAATTGTTTATAA
- the fabF gene encoding beta-ketoacyl-ACP synthase II, translated as MRRVVITGTGMVSPLGCGTEVSWSRLVAGGNAARRVTEFEVDDLPAKIACRLPFGDGTDGTFNPDNWMELKEQRKVDSFIIYAMAAADMALDDAGWHPKTDEDQIATGVMIGSGIGGLEGIVEGGITLRDRGPRRVSPFFIPGRLINLASGQVSIRHKLRGPNHSVVTACSTGAHAIGDAARFIIMGDADVMVAGGTESPISRIALAGFAACKALSTQHNDDPAKASRPYDKDRDGFVMGEGAGIVVLEELEHAKARGAKIYAEVVGYGLSGDAFHITAPAEDGDGAYRCMQMALKRAGLSAADVDYVNAHGTSTMADTIELGAVERVMGEHASKVSMSSTKSAIGHLLGAAGAVEAIFCALAIRDNVAPPTLNLDNPSVETKIDLVPHVARKREINVAVSNSFGFGGTNASLVLRRYAD; from the coding sequence ATGAGACGTGTCGTTATCACCGGTACCGGCATGGTATCTCCCTTGGGCTGCGGGACCGAAGTGTCCTGGTCGCGGCTCGTCGCCGGCGGCAATGCCGCCCGCCGGGTGACCGAATTCGAAGTCGATGACCTTCCTGCAAAGATTGCCTGCCGCCTGCCGTTCGGCGATGGTACCGATGGCACCTTCAATCCTGACAACTGGATGGAACTGAAGGAACAGCGCAAGGTCGACAGTTTTATCATCTATGCAATGGCCGCAGCCGACATGGCGCTTGACGACGCCGGCTGGCATCCGAAGACCGACGAAGACCAGATCGCCACCGGCGTGATGATCGGCTCGGGCATTGGTGGTCTCGAAGGCATTGTCGAAGGCGGCATCACGCTGCGCGACCGCGGCCCGCGCCGGGTATCTCCCTTCTTCATTCCGGGCCGTCTGATCAACCTTGCCTCCGGCCAGGTCTCGATCCGCCACAAGCTGCGCGGCCCCAATCATTCCGTCGTCACCGCCTGTTCCACGGGCGCCCACGCCATTGGCGACGCGGCGCGGTTCATTATCATGGGCGATGCCGACGTGATGGTTGCCGGCGGCACGGAATCGCCGATTTCGCGCATTGCGCTGGCTGGCTTTGCCGCCTGCAAGGCGCTGTCCACACAGCACAACGACGACCCGGCCAAGGCGTCGCGCCCCTACGACAAGGACCGCGATGGCTTCGTCATGGGCGAGGGCGCAGGCATCGTCGTGCTCGAAGAGCTCGAACATGCCAAGGCGCGCGGCGCCAAGATCTACGCCGAAGTGGTCGGCTACGGCCTGTCGGGCGACGCCTTCCACATCACTGCGCCGGCCGAAGATGGCGACGGTGCCTATCGCTGCATGCAGATGGCCTTGAAGCGCGCCGGTCTTTCGGCTGCCGATGTCGATTATGTCAACGCCCACGGCACCTCGACCATGGCCGACACGATCGAACTGGGCGCCGTCGAGCGCGTCATGGGCGAGCATGCATCCAAGGTCTCGATGTCCTCCACCAAATCCGCGATCGGCCACCTCTTGGGTGCTGCCGGTGCCGTCGAGGCGATCTTCTGCGCGCTGGCGATCCGCGACAATGTCGCGCCGCCGACACTCAACCTCGACAATCCCTCGGTGGAAACCAAGATCGACCTGGTCCCGCATGTGGCGCGCAAGCGCGAGATCAATGTCGCTGTGTCGAACTCGTTCGGCTTTGGCGGCACCAATGCCTCGCTGGTTCTGCGCCGTTACGCTGATTAA
- the mltG gene encoding endolytic transglycosylase MltG encodes MNDANENNAAPFGRNEAGNNGPIIPKSASEALRPEKVPQPPRRSRKAKSQVVIFLNFLMTVIVCLTIAAAGTVYYAMSAYEDQGPLTANTNFIVRNGAGIQEIASSLERNNIVSDGRVFRFMSEAYLEDNDTLKAGEYEIKAGSSMQEIMQLLKSGKSILYSVSLPEGLTVKQMFSRLSSDPVLEGDLPAQVPAEGTLRPDTYKFSRGTKRAEIVAQMAAAQKQLVDQIWEKRDPDLPIASRDEFVTLASIVEKETGIADERSRVASVFINRLEKGMRLQSDPTIIYGIFGGDGKPADRPILKSDLEKDTPYNTYMIRGLPPTPIANPGRAALEAVSNPSRTSDLYFVADGTGGHVFAATLDEHNNNVRRWRKIEAEKAAAAKAAETAPAQE; translated from the coding sequence GTGAACGACGCAAACGAAAACAACGCAGCGCCTTTCGGCCGCAACGAGGCGGGCAATAATGGCCCGATCATCCCGAAATCGGCGAGCGAAGCTCTTCGTCCGGAAAAAGTCCCGCAGCCGCCCCGGCGCTCGCGCAAGGCCAAAAGCCAGGTCGTTATCTTTCTGAATTTCCTGATGACCGTGATCGTCTGCCTGACGATCGCGGCAGCCGGTACGGTTTATTATGCGATGTCCGCCTATGAGGACCAGGGTCCGCTGACCGCCAACACCAATTTCATCGTGCGCAACGGCGCCGGCATCCAGGAGATCGCCAGCAGCCTCGAGCGCAACAATATCGTCTCCGACGGCCGCGTCTTCCGGTTCATGTCGGAAGCTTATCTGGAAGACAACGATACGCTGAAGGCTGGCGAATACGAGATCAAGGCCGGTTCCTCGATGCAGGAGATCATGCAGCTCCTGAAGTCGGGCAAGTCCATCCTCTATTCGGTGTCGCTGCCGGAAGGCCTGACCGTCAAGCAGATGTTTTCGCGGCTGAGTAGCGATCCGGTGCTGGAGGGCGACCTGCCGGCGCAGGTGCCGGCCGAGGGTACATTGCGTCCTGACACCTACAAGTTTTCGCGCGGCACCAAGCGGGCCGAAATCGTCGCGCAGATGGCGGCGGCGCAAAAGCAGCTCGTCGATCAGATTTGGGAAAAACGCGATCCCGACCTGCCGATCGCCAGCCGCGACGAGTTCGTCACGCTCGCCTCGATCGTCGAGAAGGAAACCGGCATTGCCGATGAACGCTCGCGGGTCGCCTCGGTCTTCATCAATCGCCTGGAAAAGGGCATGCGGCTGCAGTCCGATCCGACGATCATCTACGGCATCTTCGGTGGGGATGGAAAACCGGCCGACCGGCCGATCCTGAAATCGGACCTGGAGAAGGACACGCCCTATAATACCTACATGATCCGGGGCCTGCCGCCGACGCCGATCGCCAATCCGGGCCGGGCAGCGCTCGAGGCCGTTTCCAATCCCTCGCGCACCTCGGATCTGTATTTCGTCGCCGACGGCACGGGCGGTCATGTGTTTGCAGCCACGCTCGACGAGCACAACAACAATGTCCGCCGCTGGCGCAAGATCGAGGCCGAAAAGGCCGCTGCCGCAAAGGCGGCGGAGACGGCACCGGCTCAGGAGTAA
- a CDS encoding acyl carrier protein produces MSDVAERVKKIVIDHLGVDAEKVSEGASFIDDLGADSLDTVELVMAFEEEFGVEIPDDAADSILTVGDAVKFIEKAQA; encoded by the coding sequence ATGAGCGACGTAGCAGAACGCGTAAAGAAAATTGTTATTGATCATCTTGGCGTCGATGCCGAAAAGGTTTCGGAAGGCGCAAGCTTTATCGACGATCTGGGCGCTGACTCGCTCGACACCGTCGAACTGGTCATGGCATTCGAAGAAGAGTTCGGCGTCGAAATTCCCGACGATGCAGCGGATTCGATCCTGACGGTCGGCGACGCCGTCAAGTTCATCGAAAAGGCACAGGCCTAA
- the pdxA gene encoding 4-hydroxythreonine-4-phosphate dehydrogenase PdxA — MSPTRDRPLALTMGDPAGIGLDITIDAWINRRAWQTPPFILIGDPSALAERARALGHEIAVRETDCAAACAVFDSALPVLPVACASPVHAGLPDSANAGAITGAIETAVRLTMDGAACAIVTNPIAKSVLYDAGFQFPGHTEFLADLGARLTGEPLLPVMMLAGPKLKAVPVTIHIPLKDVPDQLTGDLIYRTCAITVRDLKERFGLVSPRVAVAGLNPHAGENGALGLEDDAVIRPAIERLRAEGVDITGPLPADTMFHDRARATYDVAICMYHDQALIPAKALGFDDSVNVTLGLPFIRTSPDHGTAFSLAGKGIARADSVLAALRLAQELSGNAVRGQS, encoded by the coding sequence ATGAGCCCGACGCGCGACAGGCCGCTCGCCCTGACCATGGGCGATCCCGCCGGGATCGGCCTCGACATCACCATTGACGCCTGGATCAATCGCCGGGCCTGGCAGACGCCGCCGTTCATTCTGATCGGCGACCCGTCGGCTCTCGCAGAACGCGCCCGCGCGCTTGGCCACGAGATCGCGGTTCGCGAGACCGATTGCGCTGCGGCTTGCGCCGTCTTCGACAGCGCGCTTCCGGTTTTGCCGGTGGCCTGCGCCAGCCCGGTCCATGCGGGCCTGCCGGATTCCGCCAATGCGGGCGCCATCACCGGCGCCATCGAAACCGCCGTGCGGCTCACCATGGATGGTGCGGCCTGCGCCATCGTCACCAATCCGATTGCCAAATCCGTGCTCTACGATGCGGGCTTTCAATTTCCCGGCCATACCGAATTTCTCGCCGATCTCGGGGCGCGCCTGACCGGAGAGCCGCTCTTGCCGGTGATGATGCTGGCCGGACCGAAGCTGAAGGCCGTCCCGGTGACAATCCATATTCCGCTGAAGGATGTGCCTGACCAGTTGACCGGCGATCTCATCTACCGGACCTGCGCGATTACTGTGCGGGACCTGAAGGAGCGCTTCGGCCTTGTCTCTCCGCGTGTGGCCGTTGCCGGCCTCAATCCGCATGCTGGGGAAAACGGCGCGCTCGGTCTTGAAGACGATGCCGTCATCCGTCCCGCCATCGAGCGGCTGAGAGCGGAAGGTGTCGATATAACCGGCCCCCTGCCCGCCGATACCATGTTTCACGACCGCGCCCGCGCCACCTATGACGTGGCGATCTGCATGTATCACGATCAGGCGCTGATCCCGGCCAAGGCGCTGGGTTTCGACGACAGCGTCAACGTAACGCTCGGCCTGCCATTCATCCGCACCTCGCCGGATCATGGCACCGCGTTCAGCCTGGCCGGCAAGGGCATCGCCCGCGCCGACAGCGTGCTGGCAGCCCTGCGTCTGGCGCAGGAGCTTTCCGGCAACGCCGTGCGGGGACAGAGCTGA
- the fabG gene encoding 3-oxoacyl-[acyl-carrier-protein] reductase, which translates to MFDLSGRKALVTGASGGIGEEIARILHAQGAIVGLHGTRVEKLEELANSLGERVHLFPANLADRAAVKALGEKAESELGGVDILVNNAGITKDGLFVRMSDEDWDAVLEVNLTSVFRLTRELTHPMMRRRHGRIINITSIVGVTGNPGQANYCAAKAGMIGFSKSLAQEIATRNVTVNCVAPGFIESAMTGKLNDKQKDAIMGAIPMKRMGTGGEVASAVAYLASNEAAYVTGQTIHVNGGMAMI; encoded by the coding sequence CTCGTTACCGGTGCATCCGGCGGCATTGGCGAAGAGATTGCCCGCATCCTGCATGCCCAGGGCGCGATTGTCGGCCTGCACGGCACGCGCGTCGAAAAGCTGGAGGAGCTGGCCAATTCGCTCGGTGAGCGCGTCCACCTGTTCCCGGCAAACCTTGCCGACCGCGCTGCCGTGAAGGCGCTCGGCGAAAAGGCCGAAAGCGAGCTTGGCGGCGTCGATATCCTCGTCAACAATGCCGGGATCACCAAGGATGGCCTGTTCGTGCGCATGAGCGACGAGGATTGGGACGCGGTTCTGGAAGTCAACCTGACCTCGGTCTTCCGGCTGACCCGCGAGCTGACGCATCCGATGATGCGCCGCCGCCATGGCCGCATCATCAACATCACCTCGATCGTCGGCGTCACCGGCAATCCGGGACAGGCCAATTACTGTGCGGCCAAGGCCGGCATGATCGGCTTTTCCAAGTCGCTCGCCCAGGAAATCGCCACCCGCAACGTGACGGTCAACTGCGTGGCGCCGGGCTTTATCGAAAGCGCGATGACCGGCAAGCTGAACGACAAGCAGAAGGACGCCATCATGGGCGCCATCCCGATGAAGCGGATGGGAACCGGCGGCGAAGTCGCGTCCGCCGTCGCTTATCTGGCCTCCAACGAGGCGGCGTACGTCACCGGACAGACGATCCACGTCAATGGCGGCATGGCGATGATCTGA
- the gmk gene encoding guanylate kinase: MSPVSQTSTKAIQRRGLMLVISSPSGAGKSTIARNLLESDPHMSISVSVTTRKRRPSEIDGRHYFFKSIREFEGLRQTDALLEWAEVHGNFYGTPRDAVEAAMSEGQDMLFDIDWQGAQQLQEKMGGDVVSIFILPPTMAELQSRLHRRAEDTEEVIATRLANSRSEIEHWLEYDYIVVNEDLDSAFASVQAIVEAERLRRDRRPGLFEFVNGLLTETPKL, translated from the coding sequence ATGAGCCCCGTGAGCCAAACTTCAACCAAAGCCATTCAGCGCCGCGGTCTCATGCTGGTGATCTCCTCGCCTTCGGGGGCCGGCAAATCGACCATTGCGCGCAATCTGCTTGAATCCGATCCGCATATGAGCATCTCGGTCAGCGTGACGACGCGCAAACGGCGTCCGAGTGAAATCGACGGGCGGCATTATTTCTTTAAGTCGATCCGCGAATTCGAGGGGCTTCGCCAGACCGACGCGCTTCTGGAATGGGCCGAGGTGCACGGCAATTTCTACGGCACGCCGCGCGATGCCGTCGAGGCGGCCATGTCGGAGGGACAGGATATGCTGTTCGATATCGACTGGCAGGGCGCCCAGCAGCTGCAGGAAAAGATGGGCGGCGACGTCGTCTCGATCTTCATCCTGCCGCCGACCATGGCGGAGCTGCAATCGCGCCTGCACCGCCGCGCCGAAGACACCGAAGAGGTCATCGCCACCCGGCTGGCCAATTCCCGCTCCGAGATCGAGCACTGGCTGGAATATGACTATATCGTCGTCAACGAGGACCTCGACAGCGCCTTCGCCTCCGTCCAGGCCATCGTCGAAGCCGAACGGCTCCGCCGCGACCGGCGTCCGGGGCTGTTCGAGTTTGTGAATGGGTTGCTGACGGAAACGCCGAAGCTTTGA
- a CDS encoding SurA N-terminal domain-containing protein, with protein MGGKLSITRTVSAMILACGLALSSAPVTYAASVKVVAVVNGTPLTSGDVAKRAAFMRLQHQSGGPDAARQQMIDELLRREEILRLNASVSSTDVEAAVGRFAAGNKLSVQQLSQILDQAGVGIDHFRNYVAVSMSWPRAVNARFGGGGGGRLSNEELVRRMQENGGQKPVTTEYFLQQVIFVVPASKRNAIIGKRQAEANASRAKYPGCEQAKAFAATMRDVSIRSLGRMMVQEIPADWKPLVEKAGENGTTGTRVTERGVEYLAICKKREVSDDAAAEIVFRAEDIGKKGDGEDANSKKYVEELRKRAQIVQK; from the coding sequence ATGGGCGGGAAGCTTTCGATCACGCGCACGGTTTCGGCAATGATCCTTGCCTGCGGCCTCGCACTCTCCTCCGCACCGGTCACCTATGCCGCGAGCGTCAAGGTCGTTGCCGTCGTCAACGGCACGCCGCTCACGTCCGGCGACGTTGCCAAGCGCGCAGCCTTCATGCGCCTGCAGCACCAGAGCGGTGGCCCGGACGCGGCTCGCCAGCAGATGATCGATGAACTCCTCAGGCGCGAGGAAATCCTGCGTTTGAACGCCTCCGTCAGCAGCACCGACGTCGAAGCAGCCGTCGGGCGCTTTGCGGCCGGCAACAAGCTCTCGGTCCAGCAGCTGTCGCAGATCCTCGATCAGGCCGGCGTCGGCATCGATCACTTCCGCAATTATGTCGCTGTGTCCATGAGCTGGCCACGGGCGGTCAACGCCCGCTTCGGCGGCGGTGGCGGTGGACGCCTGTCCAATGAGGAACTCGTCCGGCGCATGCAGGAAAATGGCGGCCAGAAGCCGGTAACCACCGAATATTTCCTGCAACAGGTGATCTTCGTCGTCCCCGCCTCCAAGCGCAATGCCATCATCGGCAAGCGCCAGGCCGAAGCCAATGCGTCGCGTGCGAAATATCCGGGCTGTGAGCAGGCCAAGGCCTTTGCCGCCACGATGCGCGACGTCTCGATCCGCAGCCTTGGCCGCATGATGGTGCAGGAAATTCCGGCCGACTGGAAGCCGCTCGTCGAAAAGGCCGGCGAGAACGGCACGACCGGCACGCGCGTCACCGAACGCGGCGTCGAATATCTCGCCATCTGCAAGAAGCGCGAAGTTTCCGACGATGCGGCTGCCGAAATCGTGTTCCGCGCCGAAGATATCGGCAAGAAGGGCGATGGCGAAGACGCCAACAGCAAGAAATATGTCGAGGAACTGCGCAAGCGCGCCCAGATCGTCCAGAAGTAA